The Lolium rigidum isolate FL_2022 chromosome 2, APGP_CSIRO_Lrig_0.1, whole genome shotgun sequence genomic interval atttcggctctgataccatgttagggaaatatgcttgttgtattaccagggggccaaaggccacaatatatagtacatgtacaggtgcacatatgcagaaagccccctaacatatggggaaactacaatagacaaatatatacatctaacagaaaCATGATAGTATATGTATTCGGGTGCGAAACGCAGGTGGCTTGAAAATCATAATTCGGTGAGAATGCACGTGGCATGAAGAGTCAAGTAATTGTGTTGTATTAAATCCGACATTCAACCTGTAGCATGTAGAATAATGCATCTGTTTTTGTGTGTGTTCAAActaacactggtagaaaaaatggCTTTAGTCATggctcgcaactgccattagtcgcggttgcgcaaccacgACTAACGAAGCGCGACTAAGGTTGTGAAGTCTATATATATATTGTTTTCGTGGCTTGTTTGTAGTGAAGCCAACCACGCCAAGGGTGTTGGGAAACGCGGATGGTTTATACTGTACGTCTATAAAAGAAGATTGTGTGCCATAGCTAAAGGCACAGATAAGCTTTTGCAccaaagctagctagctagcattATGACCACACCCTCACACTCGAACCTTTCCCAGCTGCTGCcaatgctcctcttcctcctccttgcaGCAGCAGCTGGGTCTGACTTGATCATGTTCCAGGCTGCCGCTGCTGCTGAGATTGCTCTTCCGGGTTGCCCGGATAAGTGCGGCGACGTGAGCATCCCCTACCCCTTCGGCATGGGGAAGGCCGGTTGTTTCCTCCCAGGCTTCGAGGTCACCTGCAATGCCTCCTTCCAGCCGCCTCGCGTCTTCCTCGCCTACACACCAGGAGATGGAAACGCAACACTCCAGATTAAGCAGAGCGTAGCCTACTCGGGCGCGGACAACAGCGCATCTGAGTTGTCGACCGAGCAGGCGCCGTTGGAGCTGATGGATGTATCAGTCGGGAAGGCCGAGGCACGAGTGTACTCCGCAGTCATGTCATACTGCCGCACCAGTACTTTGGACCGCCTCCTGAAAATAACCGGAGTACAGTTGGATAATAAGGGGCCATTCCTCCTATCGGTGACGCGCAACGTACTTGTTGGCGTGGGAGCATGGCGAAGCGAAGTTGCTTTAGTTACCGAGTTGTCCATCGCAAGTAACACTTCCGAAAACTTCATTCTCTACTGCCTTTCAGATATCAATGGCATCCTGCGGTATGCCTCCAATGGATCGTGCACTGGGCGCGGCTGCTGCCAGGCCGCCATGCCCCCGGACACGGTCCCACTAACCGTGTTCTTGCTGGGGGTGCAGCGTCAAGTCGACCCCGAGCCCGAGTACCTGGGGGGCATCAGCCCGTGCTCGTATGGCATGTTGGTGGAGACTTCATGGTACAACTTCTCTACGACCGACTTGTCTGGCTATGAGGGCATGTCCAACAAATTCTCCAGGGGCGTCCCCCTGGTGATCGACTTCGCCATCAGGACAGGTACGTGTCCGGCAGCAGGCCAGCAGCCAGCCAAAGGCTATGCGTGCCTTAGCAGAAACAGCTACTGCGCCAACGCCACCAGCGGAAAAGGTTACATTTGCAAGTGTGACGAGCATTACGATGGCAACCCATATGTCCCCAACGGATGCCAAGGTAAAGGACTTATACTTTATATGCGTACATATATATGTTGCTCGGAGCAGCCCCGATCGATCTAGTACTTGGACGACCTCTTGTATCTTTAAGtttgcttccttttcactttgcCAGACATCGATGAGTGCAAGCTTCATGAGAAGTACAACTGCTCGAATGGTGGAACCTGCAAGAACAGGCTTAACGGCTATGACTGTCCATGCGGACCCGGAATGACCACCAAAGGAGGAAAATGCACGGAGATATTTCCCACAGTAGCAAAGGCAGTTGTGGGTAAGCACTATTTTGCTTGGATTATTTTTTATTtcttcactatgcattattttagTGTCATTTACTTTTAGTAATACCTTATACTTTCacacaagaaaagaaaaggaaacatcgTACTCAAAATCACAAAATTAAATGAATTTGTTTATCTCATAGCCCAAAAGAAAAGACAAATCGTAAATATTACTTTGATCAAACCATGATTCATACTTTTGTTAGTGGTATATATATACTACACATTGGAAAAAAAATATAGTACACATTGGAAAATTATACAAAATAATGGTGCCTATATATTGTCCATGTAGGTGCGGTAGGTGGTCTCCTTGTTCTGGCCCTTCTATCATTCATTATCATTCTTCGCAAAGAGCGTCGAAAGACAAAAGAATTCTACCGTAAGAATGGTGGCCCAACATTAGAGAAGGCTAAAATGATAAAGATTTACAAAAAAGAGGATCTCAAGCATATTTTGATGAGTAGCAATGTAATTGGAAAAGGTGGTTTTGGTGAAGTTTTCAAGGGATTTGTTGATAAAGTAGAAGTTGCAGTAAAGAAACCAATAACCGGTAATTTGCTAGAGAGCGAGCAGTTTGCAAATGAAGTCATCATCCAGTCTCAAGTTATCCATAGGAACATTGTTAGGCTCTTAGGTTGTTGCCTAGAAGTGGACACCCCCATGCTAGTGTACGAGTTCATCTCCAAAGGTAGCATGGACGATATTCTTCATGGGGAGGGCAACAAGGAGCCTCTTAACTTGGACGTGCGTCTAAGGATTGCTGCAGAATCAGCACATGGTCTAGCTTATATGCATTCACAAGCACATATAAA includes:
- the LOC124686168 gene encoding wall-associated receptor kinase 4-like, which codes for MTTPSHSNLSQLLPMLLFLLLAAAAGSDLIMFQAAAAAEIALPGCPDKCGDVSIPYPFGMGKAGCFLPGFEVTCNASFQPPRVFLAYTPGDGNATLQIKQSVAYSGADNSASELSTEQAPLELMDVSVGKAEARVYSAVMSYCRTSTLDRLLKITGVQLDNKGPFLLSVTRNVLVGVGAWRSEVALVTELSIASNTSENFILYCLSDINGILRYASNGSCTGRGCCQAAMPPDTVPLTVFLLGVQRQVDPEPEYLGGISPCSYGMLVETSWYNFSTTDLSGYEGMSNKFSRGVPLVIDFAIRTGTCPAAGQQPAKGYACLSRNSYCANATSGKGYICKCDEHYDGNPYVPNGCQDIDECKLHEKYNCSNGGTCKNRLNGYDCPCGPGMTTKGGKCTEIFPTVAKAVVGAVGGLLVLALLSFIIILRKERRKTKEFYRKNGGPTLEKAKMIKIYKKEDLKHILMSSNVIGKGGFGEVFKGFVDKVEVAVKKPITGNLLESEQFANEVIIQSQVIHRNIVRLLGCCLEVDTPMLVYEFISKGSMDDILHGEGNKEPLNLDVRLRIAAESAHGLAYMHSQAHIKILHGDVKPANILLDENFAPKISDFGISRLIARDKEHAATVIGDRTYMDPVYLQTGLLTEKSDVYSFGVLILELISRKKATYSDNNSLVSNFLDAHKKGEKATELFDKDIAATENLEVLDNLTEIAVECLNLDVDQRPSMTEVAERLLILNRSRKL